The following proteins are encoded in a genomic region of Mycobacterium kiyosense:
- a CDS encoding putative O-methyltransferase, producing the protein MERVHVDLAGPPQTMLATLYAKALDADAPKSILHDDFAKAAVAQIDYDWRATTITPRRAPSVAVRTAHFDTWTRQFLAAHEHATVLHVGCGLDARVYRLDPGPGVRWYDVDYPDVVELRKRVYPARDGYRMLAASVTEPSWLAEVPADRPTLFLGEGLTMYLTQDDGLALLRRVVDRFPSGELQFDSFNTLGIRTQVTNAVVRRSGSTLYWAIDRPSDILDAVAGTRLLAWESVFDSDTFHQVAPVVRWLGRVMSLVPAMRYMAQYHRYAF; encoded by the coding sequence ATGGAACGTGTTCATGTCGACCTGGCCGGACCACCGCAGACCATGCTCGCGACGCTGTACGCCAAAGCTCTCGACGCCGACGCGCCGAAATCGATCCTGCACGACGACTTCGCGAAAGCCGCCGTCGCGCAAATCGATTACGACTGGCGGGCGACCACCATCACTCCACGGCGAGCCCCTTCGGTGGCCGTTCGCACCGCCCACTTCGACACCTGGACGCGCCAGTTTCTGGCCGCACACGAACACGCCACGGTGCTGCACGTCGGCTGCGGCCTGGACGCCCGGGTCTACCGGCTGGACCCCGGACCCGGCGTGCGGTGGTACGACGTGGACTACCCCGACGTCGTCGAACTTCGCAAACGCGTCTACCCCGCTCGCGACGGATACCGGATGCTGGCCGCGTCGGTGACCGAGCCGAGCTGGCTGGCCGAGGTGCCGGCCGACCGCCCCACTCTGTTCCTCGGTGAGGGCCTGACGATGTACCTGACCCAGGACGACGGGCTGGCGCTGCTGCGTCGTGTCGTGGACCGTTTTCCCTCCGGCGAACTGCAGTTCGACTCGTTCAACACGCTCGGGATCCGCACGCAGGTGACCAACGCCGTGGTCCGCCGCTCTGGGTCGACGCTGTACTGGGCGATCGACCGACCGTCGGACATATTGGACGCGGTTGCGGGAACTCGCCTGCTTGCGTGGGAATCAGTTTTCGACAGCGATACGTTCCACCAAGTGGCGCCGGTGGTTCGCTGGTTGGGCCGGGTGATGTCGTTGGTCCCGGCGATGCGGTACATGGCGCAGTATCACCGCTACGCATTCTGA
- a CDS encoding oxidoreductase, with protein sequence MSGKPKLVIGANGFLGSHVTRLLVRDGHQVRVMVRSGANTRSIDDLDVTRFHGDVFDTATVRAAMDGVDDVYYCVVDTRAWLQDPAPLFRTNVEGLRNVLDVAKDVAKDGGLHRFVFTSTYATVDRRRGHVATEEDRIPPQRRVSPYVRSRVQAEDLVLRYVAEHGLPAVAMCVSTTYGAGDWGRTPHGAFIAGAVFGKLPFLMQGIQLEVVGVDDAARAMILAAERGRNGEKYLISERMIPLTEVVRIAADEAGMPPPKWAIPVPALYALGGLGSLRAKLTGKDAELSLESVRMMRAEAPVDHGRAVRELGWQPRPVEESIREAARFWAAMRKTSKGSQTAQTE encoded by the coding sequence GTGAGCGGCAAGCCCAAGCTGGTCATCGGCGCCAACGGATTCCTGGGCTCCCACGTCACCCGCCTGCTGGTGCGAGACGGCCACCAGGTACGGGTGATGGTGCGCTCAGGCGCCAACACCCGATCCATCGACGACCTGGACGTGACCCGCTTTCACGGTGACGTCTTCGACACCGCGACCGTGCGCGCAGCCATGGACGGCGTTGACGACGTCTACTACTGCGTCGTTGACACCCGGGCGTGGCTGCAGGACCCGGCTCCGCTGTTCCGCACCAACGTCGAAGGGCTGCGCAACGTCCTGGATGTCGCCAAAGACGTCGCGAAAGACGGTGGGCTGCATCGATTTGTCTTCACCAGCACCTACGCGACGGTGGACCGCCGGCGCGGACACGTGGCCACCGAGGAAGACCGGATCCCGCCGCAGCGCCGGGTGAGTCCGTACGTGCGGTCCCGGGTGCAGGCCGAGGATCTGGTGCTGCGCTACGTCGCCGAACACGGCTTGCCCGCGGTGGCGATGTGCGTGTCGACGACCTACGGCGCCGGCGACTGGGGCCGCACCCCGCACGGCGCCTTCATCGCCGGCGCGGTCTTCGGCAAGCTGCCGTTCCTGATGCAGGGCATCCAGCTGGAGGTGGTGGGAGTCGACGACGCGGCGCGGGCAATGATCCTGGCTGCCGAGCGCGGTCGTAACGGTGAGAAGTACCTGATCTCCGAACGCATGATCCCGTTGACCGAGGTGGTCCGTATCGCGGCCGACGAGGCCGGGATGCCGCCGCCGAAATGGGCCATCCCGGTACCGGCGCTCTACGCCCTGGGCGGGCTGGGCAGCCTGCGCGCCAAGCTCACCGGCAAGGATGCCGAGCTCAGCCTGGAGTCGGTGCGGATGATGCGCGCCGAAGCTCCCGTCGACCACGGCAGGGCGGTACGGGAGCTGGGTTGGCAGCCCCGACCAGTGGAGGAGTCGATACGTGAGGCGGCCCGCTTCTGGGCGGCCATGCGCAAGACCAGCAAGGGTAGCCAGACCGCTCAAACGGAATAG